CTGCTGCGCTCGCCCGGGCTGGCGGGGACCCCCTTCCCCGCCGGGCCGCCCCCGCCCGCCGCCCAGTCGCGCTCGATGTAGAGATGGTAGGGGTCGTGCTTGGACTCCAGTTTGCGCGAGCGCGTGTAAGCCAGGATCAGCCCGCCGGCCAGACAACCGTAGAAGATCATGATCAGCAGGATGTACAGGTAGGCGTCGTCCTCGCCCGGGGGCCGCGCGGCGGGGCTGGAAGAAGCGCTGGGGCCGGGACCCCCGCCGCGCAACTCCTGCCACAGGCGGCCCAGAAGACGCTGCAGCCGCCGGCTCTCGCTGCAGTTCGCCTCCGGCTCTTGCATGGCTCCAGCAGCGCCCGGGGCTTCCTCCGTCTGACCTGCCGGGCGCCGGGCAGAGACAAAGGCTGCAGATGCTGCGCTTGCCGGCTTGCAAGGGGCCGGGGACGCGCCCCCTCCTATCCCCGGGtttggaggcggggggggggtcgTGCCGC
This region of Ahaetulla prasina isolate Xishuangbanna chromosome 11, ASM2864084v1, whole genome shotgun sequence genomic DNA includes:
- the KCNE5 gene encoding potassium voltage-gated channel subfamily E regulatory beta subunit 5; its protein translation is MGSATSPPLEDLMIAVCPLPQDSKRHVKWLRDKPSSCSQTRRNHNCSAASGSTETPAQDRQRPDGFSALPRPSFSSKSSGEGAESLFKQLRFQDCPLRNKGASGRRRNCGTTPPPPPNPGIGGGASPAPCKPASAASAAFVSARRPAGQTEEAPGAAGAMQEPEANCSESRRLQRLLGRLWQELRGGGPGPSASSSPAARPPGEDDAYLYILLIMIFYGCLAGGLILAYTRSRKLESKHDPYHLYIERDWAAGGGGPAGKGVPASPGERSSSGESEPL